From the genome of Lutzomyia longipalpis isolate SR_M1_2022 chromosome 2, ASM2433408v1, one region includes:
- the LOC129789735 gene encoding uncharacterized protein LOC129789735, translated as MTTTIEDHFVDNKLSTLWFWGEFIGVLLILCLIAILISIRRGQRMITPHRFKNSRILITNGSSFLSRELHHQLTTRHQCQVVLVSDSKDATSYGQKFDLTNGNIVNLNCDTVCHHQMNSLAGYVWNEFGSVDAIIDIEEEVHTGDVCDVVQQTGTNIQRFLNLVTNFGPKMHQSGGGQIVTVRSNLNAAGACVSSRDDVLDMMEQLAQGEATNFTTNIQLSTIFLNHGRTFNDDDFMHRLGIVSQLTLPEVADRIIRGLQTGKDNLEIKSRRSLIDYIVKKLKKQDNSELLQSANISASLRNCQ; from the exons atGACAACAACGATTGAAGATCATTTCGTGGACAACAAACTATCTACCCTATGGTTCTGGGGTGAATTTATCGGTGTCCTTCTTATTCTTTGCCTAATCGCAATTCTCATATCAATACGAAGAGGACAGAGAATGATTACGCCGCATCGCTTCAAAAATTCCCGTATTCTG ATCACCAATGGTTCATCTTTTTTATCTCGAGAGCTCCATCATCAATTGACGACACGTCACCAGTGTCAAGTAGTTCTTGTGTCCGATTCCAAAGATGCCACAAGCTATGGGCAGAAATTCGATCTGACCAATGGGAATATTGTTAATCTGAATTGTGACACAGTGTGCCATCATCAAATGAATTCCCTCGCTGGATATGTGTGGAACGAGTTTGGATCTGTGGATGCAATCATTGACATCGAAGAGGAAGTGCATACCGGCGATGTTTGTGATGTTGTTCAGCAGACTGGAACAAATATTCAGCGTTTCTTGAAT CTTGTAACGAATTTCGGACCAAAAATGCATCAATCCGGTGGCGGTCAGATCGTTACGGTGAGGAGCAATCTCAATGCAGCCGGTGCCTGTGTATCAAGTCGCGATGACGTCTTGGATATGATGGAGCAACTGGCACAGGGTGAAGCAACGAATTTCACTACCAACATTCAACTTTCAACAATCTTTCTGAATCACGGAAGAACCTTCAATGATGATGACTTTATGCATCGTTTGGGCATTGTGTCTCAACTCACGCTACCTGAAGTGGCTGATCGCATAATCAGGGGCCTCCAAACTGGTAAAGACAATTTGGAGATCAAATCGAGAAGAAGTCTGATAGATTATATTGTAAA AAAACTAAAGAAACAGGACAATTCTGAGTTACTTCAGAGCGCCAACATTTCAGCATCATTGAGAAATTGTCAATGA
- the LOC129789593 gene encoding uncharacterized protein LOC129789593, with product MMNMKRYPSQGKVNSSSSVVCELDERKPPIPQQRTSLRRYANDWTSCKPALEEIYENIRNDGEEYCEIREIDVNGGENIYENICDKCGRIYSGDQCTSCSKPTPRSTKKFVDFFGSLKRRQKAATQPPRKKIEIIHNVDGFDGVFSTKETFDLAEICQLKEESRHTYGRIQTQDHATYYENVSTTSSSSCDEVRDSSLAAWMISLRWEVVDYAENCAISVKSVPSKIYDLQPYQLHVATTASWRDFTEEDDFTDHVLIFIETISEKCKKRRKVRNKVKKKKEKCEENSLQLASIAPTRISTFNPFDFLNRIFLSIGINTTLLDFNNELIVFYLQTPTWRQNPQKSVVNDRESGLVMQILDKEDNLTCRGKCLNTDMSSNKSSLPQAAVNDHSDTNNLNTLTGKKSQASAQDYNIKCTEQLKESSDTIYHPIWKFHTVGIGQESIAVDTVECSYNSEDFVEEIDSGEWEIAEEFEFSSSRECLTVQEIVEPPPDSANASPYRTICILYDRDQPHLNRFIHNYRKRHHIFEHPISTSDQRNQERSHRVLPERPIVDLRQNPRNFSIPDSVMAWKFMLLNANYPEDEEDVIISPSTFEATNQSLADSMESFKAMGSRGVDFLRGRSKEDSEGITVVHYKCDLGKFSSSVSNLSTLSTDYSQSSPSSSSTHSPPPETKKLTKILNPLMRKTPSPTVTIRVRKEEKSRTVFGPDLNDVRLDPNEGIPRFVVKCIECIELPENIKTNGIYRASGNKVLIEGVRKKMNERHHIRKDLIWTFLEKQDVHTLTGSLKLFFRNLTTQLIPDDVFDRLPHPLDENSVQWIRAEIASLPEIQRKTLKFLIQHLVRVTQYSDENFMNSSNLSICWGACIFASSQKALETFDTNDVIRKNYLIKLLIEKYNSIFDQIT from the exons ATGATGAATATGAAACGGTATCCGAGTCAAGGTAAAGTGAATTCCAGCTCCTCAGTTGTGTGTGAGCTGGATGAGAGGAAACCGCCAATTCCGCAGCAGCGCACCTCTCTAAGACGATATGCAAATGATTGGACTTCTTGTAAGCCAGCATTGGAGGAAATTTATGAGAATATCCGCAACGACGGGGAGGAATATTGTGAGATACGTGAAATTGATGTGAATGGTGGTGAGAATATTTATGAGAATATATGTGACAAGTGTGGGCGAATTTATTCGGGAGATCAGTGCACATCATGCAGCAAACCAACTCCCAGATCTACAAAGAAATTTGTTGATTTCTTCGGGAGTCTCAAGAGGCGCCAGAAGGCTGCTACACAACCGCcgaggaagaaaattgaaattatccACAACGTCGATGGGTTCGATGGTGTCTTCAGCACCAAAGAAACGTTCGATCTTGCAGAAATCTGCCAACTGAAGGAAGAAAGTCGCCACACATATGGACGCATTCAGACGCAAGATCATGCCACTTACTATGAAAATGTCTCGACAACTTCCTCGAGCTCGTGTGACGAAGTGAGGGATTCGTCACTGGCCGCCTGGATGATATCACTTCGGTGGGAAGTGGTTGATTACGCCGAGAATTGTGCGATTAGTGTCAAGAGTGTACCGAGTAAAATCTACGACCTCCAGCCATATCAGTTGCATGTGGCCACCACAGCTAGCTGGAGGGATTTTACTGAAGAAGACGATTTCACAGACCACGTactcattttcattgaaactATTAGTGAAAAGTGCAAGAAACGcagaaaagtgagaaataaagtgaaaaagaagaaagaaaagtgtgaggaaaattcactACAACTTGCAAGCATCGCCCCCACGCGAATTTCCACCTTTAATCCTTTCGACTTCCTCAATAGGATTTTCCTCTCAATTGGCATTAATACCACACTATTGGATTTTAACAACGAACTCATTGTATTCTACCTACAAACCCCCACTTGGCGCCAAAATCCCCAGAAAAGTGTAGTAAATGATCGAGAAAGTGGATTAGTCATGCAGATTCTCGACAAAGAGGACAATTTAACGTGCCGAGGGAAATGTTTGAACACTGATATGTCGTCAAACAAGAGTAGTTTACCTCAGGCAGCAGTTAATGACCACTCAG ACACAAATAATCTCAACACACTCACTGGGAAGAAATCTCAAGCATCAGCGCAGGAttacaacataaaatgcacAGAACAGCTCAAGGAGTCCTCAGATACAATCTATCATCCAATTTGGAAATTTCACACAGTTGGGATTGGGCAGGAATCCATAGCTGTGGACACTGTTGAGTGTTCATACAATTCGGAAGattttgtggaagaaattgATTCGGGAGAGTGGGAGATTGCggaagaatttgaattttcctcaagcAGAGAATGTCTCACGGTGCAGGAAATTGTTGAGCCACCCCCAGATTCCGCGAACGCATCCCCCTATCGTACAATTTGCATCCTCTACGACAGAGATCAACCTCATCTCAATCGCTTCATTCACAACTACAGAAAACGTCATCACATCTTTGAGCACCCAATTAGTACGTCAGACCAAAGAAACCAAGAACGGAGCCACAGAGTGCTGCCTGAAAGGCCAATAGTTGATCTCAGACAAAATCCCCGAAACTTTTCCATCCCAGACTCGGTGATGGCATGGAAATTTATGTTGCTAAATGCAAACTACCCCGAAGACGAGGAAGATGTg ATAATATCTCCATCCACCTTTGAAGCAACCAACCAAAGTTTAGCTGACTCGATGGAGTCATTCAAAGCCATGGGAAGCAGAGGCGTGGATTtcc TCCGAGGCCGTTCTAAAGAAGATTCAGAAGGCATCACAGTTGTCCACTACAAATGTGATCTTGGAAAATTCAGCAGTAGCGTGAGCAACCTCTCAACACTCTCCACCGACTACTCCCAATCATCTCCATCATCCTCATCGACACACTCACCCCCGCCTGAGAcgaaaaagctcacaaaaatACTAAATCCCCTGATGCGAAAGACTCCCTCCCCCACGGTTACCATCCGCGtgaggaaagaagaaaaatcacgaaCGGTCTTTGGACCAGATCTCAATGATGTGCGCCTCGATCCCAACGAGGGTATCCCGAGGTTTGTCGTCAAGTGCATTGAGTGCATTGAATTGCCGGAGAATATCAAGACAAACGGCATCTACCGAGCGTCGGGAAATAAAGTCCTCATTGAAGGGGTGAGGAAGAAGATGAATGAGAGGCATCACATCAGGAAAGATCTCATTTGGACATTCCTTGAGAAGCAGGATGTTCACACACTCACGGGCAGTCTTAAGCTCTTTTTTCGCAATTTAACCACCCAACTCATCCCTGATGATGTATTCGATCGTCTTCCTCATCCTCTTG acgAAAACTCAGTTCAGTGGATCAGGGCTGAGATTGCATCCCTTCCGGAAATTCAACGGAAAACACTAAAATTCCTCATTCAACACCTCGTCCGGGTGACTCAGTATTCGGATGAGAACTTCATGAATTCCAGCAACCTCTCTATCTGTTGGGGCGCCTGCATTTTTGCCTCATCACAAAAAGCTCTCGAGACATTCGACACAAATGACGTGATTAGAAAGAATTACTTGATAAAGCTCCTCATTGAGAAATACAACAGTATTTTTGACCAAATAACATAA